Proteins from one Gossypium raimondii isolate GPD5lz chromosome 8, ASM2569854v1, whole genome shotgun sequence genomic window:
- the LOC105790698 gene encoding methylcrotonoyl-CoA carboxylase subunit alpha, mitochondrial isoform X1 yields MMSLLSSILRRKPAVLLQVRLLSSYAPPGTTSQQQRIEKILVANRGEIACRIMRTAKRLGIRTVAVYSDADKNSLHVKSADEAVHIGPPPARLSYLNGSSIVEAAVRTGAQAVHPGYGFLSESSEFAQLVEDRGLTFIGPPASAIRDMGDKSASKRIMGAAGVPLVPGYHGSEQDVEIMRLEADKIGYPILIKPTHGGGGKGMRIVQSPNEFVDSFLGAQREAAASFGINTILLEKYITQPRHIEVQIFGDKFGNVLHLYERDCSVQRRHQKIIEEAPAPCVTDEFRTHLGQAAVSAAKAVGYHNAGTVEFIVDTKTGHFYFMEMNTRLQVEHPVTEMIVGQDLVEWQIHVANGEPLPISQDQVPLSGHAFEARIYAENVPKGFLPATGVLHHYHPVPPSSTVRVETGVEQGDVVSMHYDPMIAKLVVWGENRAAALVKLKDCLLKFQVAGLPTNINFLQKLANHKAFEEGNVETHFIERHKDDLFVDPNNKVIYEDAYSAARLGAKLVAACLCEKERSAMKESHSGDSSLLPIWYTHPPFRVNHHAQRTMEFECENEYESSSSKPLMLSITYRPDGNYFIQHQQIGENDAHILEVKASNLGNDNFIVEADGLTMNVSLAVYTKGQIKHIHIWNGPHHHHFRQKLGLDLSDEDETQHKTSFETTSHPPGTVVAPMAGLVVKVLVENGAKVEAGQPVLVLEAMKMEHVVKATSGGVVEGLKVGAGQQVSDGSVLFRVKAQE; encoded by the exons ATGATGTCGTTATTGTCGTCAATTCTCCGTCGAAAGCCCGCCGTGCTTCTCCAAGTACGGCTACTATCTTCGTATGCTCCTCCCGGAACGACGTCGCAGCAGCAACGCATTGAGAAAATCCTGGTGGCCAACCGAGGCGAGATAGCATGCAGGATCATGAGGACAGCTAAGCGTCTAGGGATTCGGACGGTAGCCGTTTACAGCGATGCCGATAAAAACTCTCTCCATGTGAAATCGGCCGACGAGGCGGTTCACATCGGTCCACCTCCTGCTCGGCTCAGCTACTTGAACGGTTCTTCCATTGTCGAGGCGGCGGTTCGGACCGGTGCACAG GCCGTCCACCCCGGTTATGGTTTCTTATCGGAGAGCTCTGAGTTTGCTCAACTTGTTGAAGATAGGGGGCTTACATTTATTGGTCCTCCAGCGTCTGCAATTAGAGACATGGGTGACAAAAG TGCTTCGAAGAGAATAATGGGTGCGGCAGGGGTGCCATTGGTGCCGGGATATCATGGCAGTGAGCAAGATGTTGAGATTATGAGGTTGGAGGCAGATAAAATTGGATATCCTATCTTAATAAAGCCAACCCATGGAGGCGGAGGAAAG GGTATGAGAATTGTACAAAGTCCAAATGAATTTGTCGACTCCTTTCTTGGAGCACAACGCGAAGCTGCTGCATCTTTTGGCATAAACACTATTTTGTTGGAGAAATACATTACTCAACCAAGACACATAGAAGTTCAG ATATTTGGTGACAAATTTGGCAATGTACTGCATTTATATGAGAGAGATTGCAGCGTTCAAAGGAGACACCAGAAGATAATTGAAGAAGCTCCAGCT CCTTGTGTTACTGATGAATTTCGCACACACTTGGGCCAGGCTGCCGTATCTGCTGCTAAG GCAGTTGGTTATCACAATGCTGGCACTGTGGAGTTTATAGTTGATACCAAAACAGGTCATTTTTACTTCATGGAGATGAACACTCGACTTCAG GTTGAGCATCCTGTGACTGAGATGATTGTTGGTCAAGATCTCGTGGAGTGGCAAATTCATGTTGCAAATGGGGAGCCTCTTCCTATAAGTCAGGATCAGGTTCCCTTATCAG GTCATGCTTTTGAAGCCCGAATCTATGCTGAAAATGTTCCCAAAGGATTTCTTCCTGCAACTGGAGTTCTTCATCATTATCATCCGGTGCCACCTTCTTCAACAG TTCGGGTTGAGACTGGAGTTGAACAAGGAGATGTTGTTAGCATGCATTATGATCCTATGATTGCAAAGCTTGTAGTATGGGGAGAAAACCGTGCTGCAGCACTAGTCAAATTGAAGGATTGCTTGTTAAAGTTTCAG GTTGCAGGGTTGCCAACTAATATCAATTTCCTACAAAAGCTTGCTAACCATAAGGCATTTGAAGAGGGCAATGTTGAAACGCATTTTATTGAGCGCCATAAAGATGACCTATTTGTTGATCctaataataaagtaatttatGAGGATGCATATAGTGCAGCTAGACTTGGAGCAAAGCTGGTAGCTGCTTGCCTTTGTGAAAAGGAACGTTCTGCTATGAAAGAAAGCCATTCTG GGGATTCTAGCTTACTTCCCATATGGTATACTCATCCTCCATTCAGAGTCAATCATCATGCACAGAGGACCATGGAATTTGAGTGTGAAAATGAATATGAGAGCAGTAGTTCAAAGCCTTTGATGCTTTCTATCACTTATCGTCCTGATGGGAACTATTTtattcag CATCAACAGATTGGAGAAAATGATGCCCACATATTGGAAGTCAAAGCATCAAATCTGGGCaatgataattttatagttGAGGCTGATGGTTTAACCATGAATGTTAGTTTAGCTGTTTATACCAAG GGTCAGAtcaaacacatacatatatGGAATGGGCCGCACCACCATCATTTCAGACAGAAACTAGGCCTTGACCTGTCTGATGAAGATGAAACACAGCATAAGACGAGTTTCGAGACCACAAGCCACCCTCCTGGGACTGTAGTGGCACCCATGGCTGGTTTAGTGGTCAAGGTTCTGGTAGAGAATGGGGCGAAGGTGGAAGCAGGACAACCTGTATTGGTCCTTGAAGCCATGAAGATGGAG CATGTGGTAAAAGCAACATCTGGTGGTGTTGTTGAAGGGCTTAAAGTCGGTGCTGGTCAGCAGGTTTCAGATGGTAGTGTTCTCTTCAGAGTCAAG GCCCAGGAATGA